From a single Pseudomonas sp. A34-9 genomic region:
- a CDS encoding RNA polymerase factor sigma-70, whose protein sequence is MTEQVSTSKCDSPLLQAFVDNRLILVKIAARITGCRSRAEDVVQDAFFRLQSAPPITSSIKAQLSYLFQIVRNLAIDHYRKQALEQKYSGPEEEGLNVVIQGASPETSHINFSTLENIADALTELPSRTRYAFEMYRLHGVPQKDIAKELGVSPTLVNFMIRDALVHCRKVSGSRQDAVIAGRR, encoded by the coding sequence ATGACGGAACAAGTATCCACAAGCAAGTGCGATTCACCGCTACTTCAGGCATTCGTCGACAATCGACTGATTCTGGTCAAGATTGCAGCCCGTATCACCGGGTGCCGGTCGCGCGCCGAAGATGTGGTGCAGGATGCATTTTTCCGCCTGCAATCGGCGCCCCCGATCACCTCGTCGATCAAGGCGCAACTGAGCTATCTGTTCCAGATCGTGCGCAACCTCGCCATCGATCACTACCGCAAGCAGGCGCTTGAGCAGAAGTACTCCGGCCCTGAAGAGGAAGGGCTGAACGTGGTTATCCAAGGTGCTTCGCCGGAAACTTCGCACATCAACTTCTCCACCCTGGAGAACATCGCCGACGCGCTGACCGAACTGCCCAGCCGCACTCGCTATGCATTCGAGATGTACCGCCTGCACGGCGTGCCGCAAAAGGACATCGCCAAGGAACTTGGCGTTTCGCCAACCCTGGTCAACTTCATGATTCGTGATGCGCTGGTGCACTGCCGCAAGGTCTCGGGCAGTCGTCAGGATGCGGTGATTGCCGGTCGTCGTTAA
- a CDS encoding GNAT family N-acetyltransferase — protein MSNLNDLTALALPSGSQLIADATESRLSLSLGGQPLIRLRLDREAKGSIQLDERFALPLGQALWAACYWLFARDPACQQLTWQLDQPPTEALLSGLLVSTDVAGEYRCERTLFWQLPQPWLGTSLTGSYPQQMVISQGKRHPLRPVKPRGEVYRRFDARLGAWISLRTVEIEEDLPRFNRWQNSPRVASFWQEEGSLEKHREYLNKLDADPHTLTLIGCFDDQPFAYFEAYWAKEDRIAPFYDADNYDRGIHMLVGEEDHRGPHKVASWLSALVHYLFLDDPRTQRVVAEPRADNAKMIGHMQNQCFHCEKEFDFPHKRAALMILGRERFFDRCKLA, from the coding sequence ATGTCCAATCTGAATGACCTGACTGCCCTGGCCTTGCCATCGGGCAGTCAACTGATCGCTGATGCCACCGAAAGCCGTCTGAGCCTGAGCCTGGGCGGGCAACCGCTGATCCGCCTGCGCCTTGATCGAGAGGCCAAGGGATCGATCCAGCTCGACGAGCGCTTTGCGCTGCCGCTCGGGCAGGCACTGTGGGCAGCCTGTTACTGGCTGTTCGCGCGGGATCCGGCGTGCCAGCAACTGACTTGGCAGCTGGACCAACCACCGACCGAAGCCCTGCTCAGCGGTTTACTGGTGAGCACCGACGTGGCCGGTGAGTATCGCTGTGAACGCACGCTGTTCTGGCAACTGCCGCAACCGTGGCTCGGCACTTCACTGACGGGCAGCTATCCGCAGCAAATGGTCATCAGCCAGGGCAAGCGTCATCCTTTGCGGCCGGTCAAACCGCGCGGTGAAGTATACCGGCGTTTCGATGCCCGTCTGGGGGCGTGGATTTCCCTGCGCACTGTAGAAATCGAAGAAGACCTGCCGCGTTTCAACCGCTGGCAAAACAGCCCGCGCGTCGCGAGTTTCTGGCAGGAAGAGGGCAGTCTCGAAAAGCACCGCGAATACCTGAACAAACTCGATGCCGACCCGCACACGTTGACGTTGATTGGCTGTTTCGATGATCAGCCGTTTGCCTATTTTGAAGCTTATTGGGCCAAGGAAGATCGCATCGCGCCGTTCTACGATGCCGACAATTACGATCGTGGCATTCACATGCTGGTGGGCGAGGAGGATCACCGTGGCCCGCACAAAGTGGCGAGCTGGCTATCGGCGCTGGTGCATTACCTGTTTCTCGATGATCCGCGCACGCAAAGGGTGGTCGCAGAACCAAGGGCTGATAACGCGAAGATGATCGGCCATATGCAGAATCAGTGCTTCCACTGCGAGAAGGAATTCGACTTCCCGCACAAGCGCGCGGCACTGATGATTCTGGGGCGTGAGCGGTTTTTTGATCGGTGCAAACTGGCCTGA
- a CDS encoding sugar-binding protein: protein MSNPSPISLRCVPAPFVEQASENVLTLNKPDGSTGITVEVSRWPFMALGQPTTLHACGQTSDGSPIMLRIADGEPLTQQEFEAGWRRTIAWDDLQDLKHNSQLMLVFQVALNNAACDCPLLFPPISLKVRVPFEDLTTFSEAEEEPWNGWKKGPAALDSRDLVVGKDGDIYVLNNRTYTNASAGIILEKNFANLEVGRSYVFGLQVRRTNISSSVPSLSLAAGTQNITEAKDFPVMTWESLEGTFTADSSQYTLAIFSHTASGYGNDYAISKIWVKSV, encoded by the coding sequence ATGTCCAATCCATCCCCGATTTCCCTGCGTTGTGTGCCTGCTCCATTCGTAGAGCAAGCCAGCGAGAATGTCCTCACCTTGAACAAACCCGATGGCTCGACCGGCATTACAGTCGAAGTGTCGAGGTGGCCCTTCATGGCGCTCGGGCAACCGACGACGCTGCATGCCTGTGGTCAGACGAGCGATGGTTCCCCAATCATGTTGCGCATCGCCGATGGTGAACCATTGACGCAGCAGGAATTTGAGGCGGGCTGGCGCAGAACGATTGCGTGGGATGACCTGCAGGATCTGAAACACAACAGTCAACTGATGCTTGTTTTTCAGGTGGCCCTGAATAACGCGGCTTGTGATTGCCCACTGCTATTTCCTCCGATCAGCCTCAAAGTGCGAGTTCCCTTCGAGGATCTGACGACCTTCTCCGAGGCTGAAGAAGAGCCCTGGAACGGCTGGAAAAAAGGCCCGGCTGCACTGGATTCCAGAGATCTGGTTGTCGGCAAGGACGGGGACATCTACGTTCTCAACAACCGCACGTACACCAACGCATCGGCTGGCATCATTCTGGAAAAAAACTTCGCGAACCTTGAAGTCGGCAGGAGTTATGTATTCGGCCTACAGGTTCGTCGAACCAACATCAGCTCCAGTGTGCCGAGTCTGTCGCTTGCAGCAGGCACCCAGAACATCACTGAAGCCAAGGATTTTCCAGTCATGACTTGGGAATCACTGGAGGGCACGTTTACCGCGGATTCTTCGCAGTACACGTTGGCAATCTTCAGTCATACGGCGAGTGGCTACGGAAACGATTACGCAATCAGCAAGATCTGGGTCAAGTCTGTTTAG
- a CDS encoding transporter substrate-binding domain-containing protein — protein MKSLPIRTAAGLMLAVLAAIWVLPAQAAQLVRVGAAHFPPYTVRPENGADTGLLPQLVEALNRLQSDYQFVLVPTSIPRRFGDFKQGRIDMAIFENPDWGWKEIPHTDVDMGLEDAEIFVAQREDGRQQSYFADLTGKRLALFSGYHYEFANFNADPKFLAQNFNATLTYSHDSNLLMVLRGRADIALVTRSYLFDYLLRNEKVRNELLVSQRIDQVYHHYAILRPTAPITGAAFGKLLKGLRDNGEMLKIFDPYKIAVVPVPK, from the coding sequence TTGAAGTCTTTGCCAATTCGGACGGCCGCGGGGTTAATGCTCGCCGTGCTGGCTGCGATATGGGTATTGCCCGCTCAGGCAGCGCAATTGGTTCGGGTCGGTGCGGCGCATTTTCCGCCCTACACCGTACGCCCGGAAAACGGTGCCGATACGGGGCTGTTGCCACAATTGGTCGAGGCCTTGAACCGCCTGCAAAGCGACTACCAGTTCGTGCTTGTGCCGACCTCGATTCCCCGGCGTTTCGGTGATTTCAAGCAGGGTCGGATCGACATGGCGATCTTCGAAAACCCCGATTGGGGCTGGAAGGAGATTCCCCACACGGATGTCGACATGGGTCTTGAAGACGCAGAGATTTTCGTCGCGCAACGCGAAGACGGTCGTCAGCAGAGCTACTTTGCCGACCTCACCGGCAAGCGCCTCGCGCTGTTCAGCGGTTATCACTACGAGTTCGCCAATTTCAACGCCGATCCCAAATTTCTTGCACAGAATTTCAACGCCACGCTGACTTATTCCCACGACAGCAACCTGCTGATGGTGCTGCGCGGTCGCGCCGATATTGCCTTGGTGACCCGTTCCTATCTCTTCGATTACCTGCTGCGTAACGAGAAGGTGCGCAACGAGTTGCTGGTCTCGCAGCGCATCGATCAGGTCTATCACCATTACGCGATTCTTCGCCCGACGGCGCCGATTACCGGTGCGGCGTTTGGCAAGTTGCTTAAGGGGCTGCGCGATAACGGCGAAATGCTGAAGATTTTCGATCCGTACAAGATTGCGGTGGTGCCGGTGCCGAAGTAG
- a CDS encoding TetR/AcrR family transcriptional regulator gives MDEQKALRVMRDLVDEGQLTDPDSARGKLLQVAAHLFRNKGYERTTVRDLAGAVGIQSGSIFHHFKSKDEILRAVMEETIRYNTALMRAALADAADVRERVLALIRCELQSIMGGSGEAMAVLVYEWRSLSEEGQAKVLALRDVYEDIWLQVLGEAKNAGFIRGDVFITRRFLTGALSWTTTWFRAGGSLSLDQLADEALILVLEER, from the coding sequence GTGGACGAGCAAAAAGCCCTGAGGGTCATGCGTGATTTGGTCGACGAGGGCCAATTGACCGACCCCGACAGCGCCCGCGGCAAATTGCTGCAAGTGGCCGCTCACCTGTTCCGTAACAAAGGCTATGAACGCACCACGGTGCGTGATCTGGCCGGTGCCGTGGGCATCCAGTCGGGAAGCATTTTTCATCACTTCAAAAGCAAGGATGAAATCCTCCGCGCGGTGATGGAAGAAACCATCCGTTACAACACCGCGTTGATGCGAGCTGCGCTGGCCGACGCGGCAGATGTGCGCGAGCGCGTGCTGGCGCTGATCCGCTGCGAATTACAGTCGATCATGGGCGGCAGCGGTGAAGCCATGGCGGTGCTGGTCTACGAGTGGCGCTCGCTCTCCGAAGAAGGCCAGGCCAAGGTGCTGGCGCTGCGCGATGTCTACGAAGACATCTGGCTGCAAGTGCTGGGCGAAGCCAAAAACGCCGGATTTATTCGTGGCGATGTATTTATTACCCGACGTTTCCTCACCGGCGCACTGTCGTGGACGACCACATGGTTCCGTGCCGGCGGCAGTTTGAGCCTCGATCAGTTGGCCGATGAGGCGCTGATTCTGGTCCTGGAAGAGCGTTGA
- a CDS encoding acyclic terpene utilization AtuA family protein, with product MPTTVRIGCASAFWGDTSTAAAQLVEGGKLDYLVFDYLAEITMSIMAGARMKDPQAGFAGDFIEVLTPLLPQLAEQNIRVISNAGGVNPQACANALQAACDKAGIDLRIAVLLGDDLQPQLKHLRGITEMFSGAPLPPMCVSTNAYLGAPGIVEALRLGADVVITGRVVDSAVVSAALVHEFGWSWHDYDKLAQAALAGHIIECGAQCTGGNFTDWREVPDYEHIGFPIVEVSADSQFIVSKPEGTGGLVTPLTVGEQMLYEIGDPQAYLLPDVVCDFTQVKLQQQGKNAVHVHGAKGLPPSNKYKVSATYPDGFRCTASCLIAGIDAVDKAQRVSQAIIAKTAEMFSQRGWAPYSATDIELLGSEATYGPHGQRHDSREVVIKLAVRHPNKQALVLFSREIAQAATGMAPGLTGIVGGRPTVYPLIRLFSLLIDKSACSLHIEMAGERYPCTPPSLGALASEDLPLPHQPPKPQGRADASVALVKLAVARSGDKGNHSNIGVMPRKPEYLPWIAEALTPAVMVDWMSHVLDPIHGRVERWYLPGTHSLNFLLENALGGGGVASLRIDPQGKAFAQQLLEIQIPVPQSIAEQLD from the coding sequence ATGCCCACCACCGTTCGCATCGGATGCGCCAGTGCATTCTGGGGAGATACGTCCACCGCCGCCGCGCAACTGGTGGAGGGCGGCAAGCTGGACTATCTGGTGTTCGACTACCTCGCCGAGATCACGATGTCGATCATGGCCGGCGCGCGCATGAAGGACCCGCAGGCGGGGTTCGCCGGCGACTTCATCGAAGTCCTTACCCCCCTGCTGCCGCAGTTGGCCGAGCAGAACATCCGCGTGATCAGCAATGCCGGCGGGGTCAATCCGCAGGCCTGCGCCAACGCCTTGCAAGCGGCCTGTGACAAGGCCGGCATCGACCTGAGAATCGCCGTACTGCTCGGCGACGACCTGCAACCACAGCTAAAACACCTGCGCGGCATCACCGAGATGTTCAGCGGCGCCCCGCTGCCGCCGATGTGCGTGTCGACCAACGCCTACCTTGGCGCGCCGGGCATTGTCGAAGCCTTGCGACTGGGCGCCGACGTCGTCATCACCGGGCGCGTGGTCGACAGCGCCGTGGTCAGCGCCGCGCTGGTGCATGAATTCGGCTGGTCGTGGCACGACTACGACAAACTCGCCCAGGCCGCACTGGCCGGGCACATCATCGAGTGCGGCGCGCAATGCACCGGCGGCAATTTCACCGATTGGCGCGAGGTGCCGGATTACGAGCACATCGGCTTTCCGATTGTTGAAGTCAGCGCCGACAGCCAATTCATCGTCAGCAAGCCTGAAGGCACTGGCGGACTGGTCACACCACTGACCGTTGGCGAACAGATGCTGTATGAAATCGGCGATCCACAGGCGTACCTGCTGCCCGACGTGGTTTGCGACTTCACTCAGGTCAAACTTCAGCAACAAGGCAAAAACGCGGTACACGTGCACGGCGCCAAAGGCTTGCCACCCAGCAACAAGTATAAGGTCAGCGCCACTTATCCGGACGGCTTTCGCTGCACCGCCAGTTGCCTGATCGCCGGCATCGATGCGGTGGATAAGGCACAGCGCGTCAGTCAGGCGATCATCGCCAAGACTGCCGAGATGTTCAGCCAACGCGGCTGGGCGCCCTACAGCGCAACCGATATCGAACTGCTCGGCAGCGAAGCGACCTACGGCCCCCACGGCCAACGCCACGACAGCCGTGAAGTGGTGATCAAACTCGCTGTGCGTCATCCGAATAAACAGGCGCTGGTGCTGTTCTCCCGAGAAATCGCCCAGGCCGCCACCGGCATGGCACCGGGCCTGACCGGTATCGTCGGTGGGCGCCCCACGGTGTATCCGCTGATCCGCCTGTTCTCTCTTCTGATCGATAAAAGCGCTTGCTCGCTGCATATCGAGATGGCCGGTGAACGTTATCCGTGCACCCCACCGTCGCTCGGCGCGCTCGCCAGCGAGGATTTGCCCCTGCCCCATCAGCCGCCCAAGCCACAGGGCCGCGCCGATGCCAGCGTGGCACTGGTGAAACTGGCCGTGGCGCGCTCCGGAGACAAGGGTAATCACAGCAACATCGGCGTCATGCCGCGCAAACCCGAATACCTGCCATGGATCGCCGAAGCGCTGACGCCGGCCGTCATGGTCGACTGGATGAGCCACGTGCTCGACCCGATCCACGGCCGGGTCGAGCGCTGGTATCTGCCCGGCACCCACAGCCTGAATTTTCTTTTGGAAAACGCGCTTGGCGGTGGTGGTGTGGCCAGTCTGCGTATCGATCCGCAAGGCAAAGCCTTCGCCCAGCAACTGTTGGAAATCCAGATCCCGGTGCCACAGAGCATCGCCGAACAGCTCGACTAG
- a CDS encoding SDR family oxidoreductase — MAYASIFHAGLFSGQTLIVTGGGSGIGRCTAHELAALGANVLLVGRKPEKLQKVAAEIAEDGGRAHWKACDIRDEEAVKQLVSELIAEHGPIHGLVNNAGGQYPSPLASINQKGFETVLRTNLVGGFLMAREVFNQSMSKHGGNIVNMLADMWGGMPGMGHSGAARSGMDNFTKTAAFEWGYAGVRVNAVAPGWIASSGMDTYEGAFKAVIPTLREHVPLKRIGTESEVSAAIVFLLSPAAAFISGSTLKIDGAASLGSRAWPLHKATHSESFNGFHRAYLPEVLKDKE; from the coding sequence ATGGCTTACGCGTCGATTTTCCACGCCGGTCTGTTCAGCGGCCAGACCCTCATCGTCACCGGGGGCGGCAGTGGCATCGGGCGCTGCACCGCCCATGAACTGGCAGCCCTCGGCGCCAATGTGCTGCTGGTCGGGCGCAAGCCGGAGAAGCTGCAAAAGGTCGCCGCCGAAATCGCCGAGGACGGTGGCCGTGCGCACTGGAAGGCTTGCGATATCCGCGATGAAGAAGCAGTGAAACAACTGGTCAGCGAACTGATTGCTGAACATGGGCCGATCCACGGCCTGGTCAACAATGCCGGCGGCCAGTACCCGTCGCCTTTGGCTTCGATCAATCAGAAAGGCTTCGAAACCGTGTTGCGCACCAATCTGGTCGGCGGTTTCCTGATGGCTCGCGAAGTATTCAATCAGTCGATGAGCAAACACGGCGGCAACATCGTCAACATGCTCGCTGACATGTGGGGTGGCATGCCCGGCATGGGCCACTCGGGCGCGGCGCGCTCGGGCATGGACAACTTCACCAAGACTGCCGCGTTCGAGTGGGGTTATGCCGGCGTGCGGGTCAACGCGGTGGCGCCGGGCTGGATTGCCTCCAGCGGTATGGACACGTATGAAGGCGCGTTCAAAGCGGTGATTCCGACCCTGCGCGAACACGTGCCACTCAAGCGCATCGGCACCGAATCGGAAGTCAGCGCCGCGATTGTGTTTTTGCTTAGCCCCGCCGCCGCGTTTATCAGCGGCAGCACCTTGAAAATCGATGGTGCGGCCAGCCTCGGCAGCCGCGCATGGCCGTTGCACAAAGCGACCCACAGCGAGTCGTTCAACGGTTTCCACCGCGCGTATTTACCCGAAGTGCTGAAGGACAAGGAGTAA
- the atuC gene encoding geranyl-CoA carboxylase subunit beta — MPQIQSQLDPRSEEFARNRAAMLAAIEHVQQLEKNLLNKAAEAKAKFAQRGQLLPRERLNLLLDPGAPFLELASLAGYKLHDDKDGSSAGGGLIAGIGYVCGIRAMVVANNSAIKGGTISPSGLKKSLRLQQIAQENKLPVITLAESGGANLNYAAEIFVEGARSFANQARMSAMGLPQITVVHGSATAGGAYQPGLSDYVVVVRGKAKLFLAGPPLLKAATGEVATDEELGGAEMHAQVAGTAEYLAENDADGVRQVREILRMLPWNEQLPWLPEPQYKEPLYPIEELLGLIPDDPKKPYDVREIIARIADESCFLEFKGEFDQQTICGQLKIQGRACGFIGNNGPITPNGASKAAQFIQLCDQSQTPLLFFHNTTGFMVGTESEQQGVIKHGSKLIQAVANARVPKLTLVVGGSYGAGNYAMCGRGLDPRFIFAWPNSRTAVMGGAQAGKVLRIVTEAKQLKDGLTPDPKMLDMLEQVTAQKLDSQSTALYGSANLWDDGLIDPRDTRTLLGYLLDICHEADIRTLQPNSFGVSRF; from the coding sequence ATGCCGCAGATCCAGTCCCAGCTCGACCCACGCAGCGAGGAGTTCGCCCGCAACCGGGCGGCCATGCTCGCAGCGATCGAACACGTGCAGCAGCTCGAAAAAAACCTGCTGAACAAAGCCGCGGAAGCCAAAGCCAAATTTGCCCAGCGCGGGCAACTGCTGCCCCGTGAGCGCTTGAATCTGTTGCTCGATCCCGGCGCGCCATTTCTCGAACTGGCCAGCCTTGCCGGTTACAAACTGCACGACGACAAGGACGGCAGCTCCGCCGGTGGCGGACTGATCGCTGGCATCGGTTATGTCTGCGGGATCCGCGCGATGGTCGTGGCGAACAATAGCGCAATCAAGGGCGGGACAATCTCGCCCAGCGGCCTGAAAAAATCCCTGCGCCTGCAACAGATCGCTCAGGAAAACAAACTGCCGGTGATCACCCTCGCCGAAAGCGGCGGCGCCAACCTCAATTACGCCGCCGAGATTTTTGTCGAAGGCGCGCGCAGTTTTGCCAATCAGGCGCGGATGTCGGCAATGGGCTTGCCGCAGATCACTGTGGTGCACGGCTCGGCCACGGCCGGTGGCGCTTATCAGCCGGGGCTGTCGGATTACGTGGTGGTGGTACGCGGCAAGGCCAAGCTGTTTCTGGCCGGTCCACCGCTGCTGAAAGCGGCCACTGGCGAAGTCGCCACCGATGAAGAACTCGGTGGCGCCGAGATGCACGCGCAGGTCGCCGGGACGGCTGAATACCTGGCTGAGAACGATGCCGATGGCGTGCGTCAGGTGCGTGAAATATTGCGCATGCTGCCGTGGAACGAACAACTGCCGTGGTTGCCGGAGCCGCAATACAAAGAGCCGCTCTACCCCATCGAAGAACTGCTCGGGTTGATCCCGGACGATCCGAAAAAGCCTTACGACGTGCGCGAAATCATCGCGCGCATTGCCGACGAATCGTGCTTTCTCGAATTCAAGGGCGAGTTCGATCAGCAAACCATCTGCGGCCAATTGAAGATTCAAGGTCGCGCCTGCGGTTTCATCGGCAACAACGGCCCGATCACACCCAACGGCGCGAGCAAAGCGGCGCAGTTCATCCAGTTATGCGATCAGAGCCAGACACCGCTGCTGTTCTTCCATAACACCACCGGTTTCATGGTCGGCACCGAATCCGAGCAGCAAGGCGTGATCAAACACGGCTCAAAACTGATTCAAGCGGTGGCCAATGCGCGGGTGCCTAAACTGACCCTTGTCGTCGGCGGCTCCTACGGCGCCGGCAACTACGCGATGTGCGGGCGCGGCCTCGACCCACGCTTCATCTTCGCCTGGCCGAACAGCCGCACCGCCGTGATGGGCGGCGCGCAGGCCGGCAAGGTGTTGCGCATCGTCACCGAAGCCAAACAGCTCAAGGACGGCCTGACGCCGGACCCGAAGATGCTCGACATGCTCGAACAGGTCACCGCGCAGAAACTCGACAGCCAGTCCACCGCGCTCTACGGCAGCGCCAATCTGTGGGATGACGGGCTGATCGACCCACGCGACACGCGCACCCTGCTCGGCTACTTGCTGGACATCTGTCACGAAGCCGACATTCGCACGCTGCAACCCAACAGCTTCGGCGTCAGCCGGTTCTGA